One stretch of Toxoplasma gondii ME49 chromosome XI, whole genome shotgun sequence DNA includes these proteins:
- a CDS encoding tRNA synthetase, putative (encoded by transcript TGME49_216500~Predicted trans-membrane domain (TMHMM2.0):6-29), translating to MTLCRRFSWSILYVFLTAHFFLFVPSAFLAEGVRKPSCWSRQASPGGYLSLAAIDGAGDFAFSRARFASTRSETRRKPRWKLANKTNPYDTARHKWHTWTSPSGAYAESGSGVSRLAEGCAGSASLCSFVLCEENIEKSAQERDGLSCESLKSSKERQKVSRYWQQPRAQGPKCRPPGNRTRGNICHGWVARIRGEAGLDYSLCFNSILPTSSFLFLPAPVFSKTRGHHQRQPQASRTVRVNSVQPIVTEEGKACDSSLLPVQSKNCDKRASSLTQVSLGSTASWTIPSTDTAGAFPPSRIPVVAYQTCLEKRIARGKYPLNGVRREICRPATLLRSSSPCARDRPEQQKWKERSATGLPRAFPHHIWERCLYTWWEATLGVFDADKAAASVLADRTVPSRPLLAGRRDEKANAPLSARRENASVWTSAKLEDPGRCTLPPTANRVDHCDCEMLRRRHPGNWNASVDSETPRGPLPSGSDLKDAERSRGREQMRQSAEEWSVSSRREADEPSGCSGVWTSQQSGNDEDGEPPTRFRLLMPPPNLTGPLHLGHAASLALQELLVRHKRMLLLPGGSRGAGDILDRANACGGEAEEAQDRGENSDSREQEARSVTEATEKRQAGNLETDESKFPSPHKTQIGTCFEQTKAEPFRPAGPGSKDCDGERGKQIENDADLRGKNRRCRTGNGLLTACRTEWIPGTDHAGLAMTWLLRRHEVRIRERRKQSKDELGRADGERKQHESALLSRWVSICRYVIERQQRRLGCSCDWSRRVYTLDGPYCDLVTRAFVQLFRQKYIRKGTYLTLWDCGAQTALADFEVFFPSLDDLRQAEKNVLEGMQARGSTVSREQTPHAVLNEDGVRGVEAKERSLEAAPGATDSCRDISGGLREARLVDTPGRETQEETGDQATPDGEGRRFYFLSCRILPVSSKNRSSSSPQETVVEFAPSKGQAQEALPENTEGERNEVDGDGRREQDGETARSDIRVAICLEDPRQLTQIAAICVKPQTFRRICSPSEKSSASQVSATSFHSSTFPLACFSSWEVELPGVKRSVPLLVHDGEHLHPLACAAGTRLRQLRGLHSSSPSAASPSSRSSAVSPNRPGNRVDSECRLSSSEGPARALDSLEQEPRAAARAELLQAAKGPGTGSKGTPRDSEREAALQTNFVGLAVFSETETCTPSLPLSRGPKGTQLQVSPVGVSGEDAEDPLGAPAPESPAFSTARASSSAPRQPTGVFAQERKSLWEAIAREGSSLGVWEEHTGANEGAAASNSAALPGQWPRWISTRTGAEVQLRLSSQWLLDLPALAREAQKVTKKPQRTFSLQGISGREHSREAGIATTETIRGGQAASPSQRRPSTFASGRIPPPVFEQETRDSCDSPLKNDSPESSDRGAGDAFKGSQFRASEASLEKACWPRCFPGERGNRPTGRTNEEEERVAKEREGENSAGLQLLPGRFERQWNRMARGDGGLRPWCLSRQLTWGVPLPVWRVRFSGRARQKEGEKGDEEDACEWDEVAASEEEMWISVEANLTSRLQDFGFDRPKERATAILRRARMQGTSEAEKERNVRDGNSQNEVRRETERLSEPELQLTVTKSRDVLDTWFSSALWPLACSQVAEEDPRREAKNAHTDAGPSSSPCFLPPASSPTSLPASSSSSSSSPSSSPSSSSSSSSSSPSSSSLSASGISPCWRLPQTELVTGEDILFFWVVRQFVLCAALTQQAPFSRVTLHGLLVDREGKKLSKTKGNVERGYLDRLIDEAGADALRWTFLSGMSPGASVAFDEGALASSRRFLHKLWHAGRFIERFASQFPPPAPSLRAEREETTDTSEKEREEKEFESSSPTSMKNNGEEFPCPQGVSRKSVLKRRCEVEIDRLSGGASASGDEYRRNELSPLVARYYWSRSLQVAKEVTELLKKMEAGAAAHALQNFFWCDAAAWLLPAAAAVRAEAASAGLSGTGKEGEREHRKGEDAGGRRPREGERAEAGSREDGDGEEKENEEGENEEGEWEEETKGEGAEENEEGKKGDKQEAVVGGAEEVGASGHSTRRKSFFLEGRRTHWTELERKCRPAAEDQLGLWSDLLLSVFDVTLRLLHPFVPFITEALFQSVIVPFRLPKDDRTSNASASSSSASSSSSTPSCSSASFASFPDAFASSSRALMASRWPLHASETPDLDTEALRLFPVLQGAVRRLRRALKEAPAILPKTRRQEGGTETERFGAKAEAREKGGNEAGPGVVESDRRMQAAADTACGDEEIDEAEREGKGEGTRGTEGYLGRDSEAGQRTGRRGHAATARVPAGAPAKGDEGEEERRKDEVEEEERRADAADRKARPTDKSMHVEIRVKNGTLFTLLKRERFFVAAWAGLDPVALSVVYEPRSSGSRATSRRRSEELAETGRSEKNTETTEELEKSDEADELEASVREMEIVISHASPSASDSHLSSPASETLRGESGASRDVDARKVQAGAKVEKVGGREEKDGVPSDEFPDADARQEAQQGGEGDMAGSRRAAHHGGKRQRLRRQIEELEARLAVPEFSVRAPREVQRKLLARLERTRHELAEIEK from the exons ATGACACTGTGCCGTCGCTTTTCCTGGAGTATCCTCTACGTCTTCCTCACCGCCCattttttcctttttgttCCTTCCGCATTTCTGGCTGAAGGTGTGCGCAAGCCTAGCTGCTGGAGTCGTCAGGCTTCCCCGGGGGGTTATCTCTCGCTCGCAGCGATCGATGGGGCTGGTGACTTTGCATTTTCTCGGGCTCGTTTTGCGTCAACACGGTCAGAGACCCGCAGAAAGCCCCGATGGAAGTTGGCAAACAAGACGAATCCTTACGATACAGCAAGACACAAATGGCATACATGGACAAGTCCGTCTGGAGCCTACGCGGAGTCTGGATCGGGGGTGTCTCGCCTAGCGGAAGGTTGCGCCgggtctgcttctctgtgttccttcgTTTTATGCGAAGAAAACATCGAGAAATCTGCCCAGGAGAGGGACGGTTTGTCTTGTGAATCGCTGAAGTCTTCCAAGGAACGGCAAAAAGTCTCCCGATACTGGCAGCAACCACGGGCGCAGGGTCCGAAGTGTAGGCCACCCGGAAACAGAACCCGAGGGAACATTTGCCATGGCTGGGTCGCCCGAATTCGCGGTGAGGCTGGCCTCGATTATTCCCTTTGTTTCAACTCGATACTGCCGACttcgtcctttctttttctgcccGCTCCCGTCTTCTCGAAAACCAGAGGACACCATCAGCGTCAACCACAGGCGTCTCGCACTGTCCGTGTCAACAGCGTTCAGCCTATTGTTACAGAGGAAGGGAAAGCGTGTGACTCATCTTTGCTTCCAGTCCAAAGTAAAAACTGCGACAAACGTGCCTCTTCATTGACTCAGGTTTCACTTGGTTCTACTGCCTCCTGGACCATTCCCAGCACTGACACCGCCGGTGCATTCCCTCCCTCTCGGATCCCCGTGGTCGCCTATCAGACTTGTTTAGAGAAACGAATCGCGAGGGGAAAGTATCCTCTGAATGGGGTCCGCCGCGAAATCTGTCGGCCTGCAACGCTCCTGCGTTCCAGCTCGCCATGCGCGCGTGACAGGCCGGAGCAACAAAAGTGGAAGGAACGTTCGGCCACTGGACTGCCGCGTGCGTTCCCGCACCACATCTGGgagaggtgtctgtacacctggtGGGAAGCGACGCTCGGTGTCTTCGACGCCGACAAGGCGGCCGCCTCTGTGCTGGCCGACAGAACCGTTCCGTCTCGTCCACTTTTGGCGGGCCGTcgcgacgagaaagcaaatgCGCCTCTTTCAGCGCGTCGCGAAAATGCCTCCGTCTGGACTTCGGCCAAACTCGAAGACCCGGGGAGATGCACGCTTCCGCCGACCGCGAATCGGGTAGACCATTGTGACTGCGAGATGCTTCGCAGGCGTCATCCCGGCAACTGGAACGCGTCAGTCGACTCCGAAACGCCGCGTGGGCCTTTGCCTTCAGGCAGCGACctgaaggacgcagagaggagcagaggcCGCGAACAGATGAGACAGAGCGCGGAAGAATGGAGCGTGTCATCGAGACGGGAGGCGGACGAACCAAGTGGCTGCTCTGGAGTCTGGACATCACAACAATcaggaaacgacgaagatGGAGAACCTCCTACGCGCTTCCGCTTGCTCATGCCGCCTCCCAACCTCACAGGTCCTCTGCACCTCGGTCACGCGGCGAGCCTCGCCCTCCAGGAGCTTCTTGTGAGGCACAAGCGCATGCTGCTTCTCCCCGGCGGTTCCAGAGGAGCTGGAGATATCCTCGACAGAGCAAACGCTtgtggaggcgaagcggaagaagctCAGGATCGGGGGGAAAATagcgacagcagagagcaAGAGGCGAGGTCTGTtacagaggcgacagaaaagaggcagGCCGGCAATctggaaacagacgaaagcaAGTTTCCGTCCCCCCACAAGACCCAAATCGGCACTTGTTTCGAACAGACGAAAGCCGAACCTTTCCGACCGGCTGGGCCCGGGAGCAAGGATtgcgatggagagagagggaaacaaATCGAGAACGACGCAGACCTACGCGGCAAAAACAGAAGATGCAGGACAGGCAACGGTCTCTTGACAGCTTGCCGTACCGAGTGGATCCCCGGCACGGACCACGCAGGGCTTGCCATGACATGGCTCCTGCGGCGTCACGAGGTCCGCAtccgcgagcgaagaaaacaaagcaaAGACGAACTTGGGCGGGcagacggggagagaaaacagcacGAATCTGCCCTGCTCAGCCGCTGGGTGTCGATATGCCGATACGTGATTGAGCGCCAGCAGCGAAGGCTGGGGTGTTCGTGCGACTGGTCACGGAGAGTATATACACTCGATGGGCCCTACTGCGACCTCGTGACTCGCGCCTTTGTCCAACTGTTCCGACAAAAGTATATCCGAAAAGGGACCTACTTGACTTTGTGGGACTGCGGCGCTCAGACAGCGCTGGCCGACTTCGAggttttcttcccttctctggACGACCTTCgccaagcagagaagaacgtcCTAGAGGGCATGCAGGCGCGGGGCAGCACCGTTTCTCGCGAGCAAacgccgcatgcagtgttGAATGAAGACGGTGTCAGAGgggtggaggcgaaggagcgAAGTTTGGAAGCCGCGCCGGGAGCTACAGACAGCTGCCGGGACATCTCGGGAGGCCTGAGAGAGGCGCGCCTCGTTGACACTCCCGGGcgcgagacgcaggaggagacaggtgacCAGGCGACGCCCGACGGGGAGGGTAGAAGATTCtattttctctcctgccggATTTTGCCAGTCTCGTCGAAAAACAGGTCATCGTCCAGCCCTCAGGAAACGGTGGTGGAGTTCGCGCCTTCGAAAGGACAGGCGCAGGAAGCGCTTCCAGAGAACACGGAGGGTGAACGAAACGAAGTCGATGGGGACggacgaagagaacaagacggggagacggcgagaagcgaTATCCGCGTCGCGATCTGTCTCGAGGATCCGCGACAGCTCACGCAGATCGCCGCCATCTGCGTCAAACCCCAGACGTTTCGTCGGATCTGCTCTCCAAGTGAGAAATCGAGTGCGTCGCAGGTTTCTGCCACATCGTTCCATTCGTCTACCTTTCCACtcgcttgtttctcttcctgggAAGTTGAACTCCCAGGGGTGAAGCGATCGGTGCCGCTCCTCGTCCACGACGGCGAGCATCTTCATCCTCTTGCCTGCGCAGCCGGAACCCGGCTTCGCCAACTTCGAGGtctccattcttcttctccttctgccgcttctccctcttctcgctcttcagctGTGTCTCCGAATCGCCCTGGAAATCGAGTCGACAGTGAAtgccgtctctcctcctcagaAGGCCCTGCTCGCGCTCTCGACTCGCTGGAGCAAGAGCCGCGAGCAGCCGCGAGAGCCGAGCTGCTTCAAGCGGCGAAGGGACCAGGGACCGGCAGCAAAGGAACgccgcgagacagcgaaagagaggcggcCCTGCAGACGAATTTTGTGGGGTTGGCGGTCTTTTCTGAAACGGAGACATGCACGCCTTCTCTACCCTTGAGTCGCGGGCCAAAAGGGACACAATTGCAAGTGTCTCCAGTGGGGGTATCGGGAGAGGACGCGGAGGATCCTCTAGGCGCCCCCGCCCCGGAGTCCCCCGCCTTCTCGACTGCACGCGCCTCGTCGTCAGCGCCTCGACAGCCTACAGGAGTTTTTGCtcaagagagaaagtcgTTGTGGGAGGCGATTGCGCGGGAGGGGAGTTCTCTCGGGGTTTGGGAAGAGCACACAGGAGCAAACGAGGGCGCGGCCGCGAGCAACTCCGCCGCTTTGCCTGGCCAGTGGCCAAGGTGGATCTCGACTCGAACAGGCGCCGAGGTGCAGCTGCGCCTTTCCTCCCAGTGGCTTCTGGACCTCCCGGCTCTGGCTCGAGAAGCCCAGAAGgtgacgaagaagccgcaaAGGACCTTCAGTCTCCAAGGTATCTCCGGCAGAGAGCACAGCAGAGAGGCCGGGATTGCCACGACGGAAACAATACGCGGGGGCCAGGCGGCGAGTCCGTCCCAGAGGAGGCCCAGCACCTTCGCTTCCGGGAGAATTCCTCCTCCGGTTTTCGAACAGGAGACGCGTGACTCCTGCGACTCTCCTTTGAAAAACGACTCCCCTGAAAGTTCGGACAGAGGCGCGGGAGACGCCTTTAAGGGCAGCCAGTTCCGCGCTTCAGAGGCTTCACTGGAGAAAGCCTGTTGGCCGCGATGCTTCCCAGGCGAAAGAGGCAACCGCCCGACAGGACGgacgaacgaagaagaagagagagtcgcaaaagaacgagaaggggagaacTCGGCAGGTCTTCAACTTCTGCCTGGACGTTTCGAGCGACAGTGGAATCGGatggcgagaggagacggtgGCCTGCGACCTTGGTGTCTGTCTAGACAGCTCACGTGGGGTGTTCCGCTTCCTGTCTGGCGCGTGAGGTTCTCGGGCCGAGCTcgacagaaagagggagaaaagggagacgaggaggatgCTTGTGAATGGGATGAAGTTGCAgcgtctgaagaagaaatgtGGATCTCGGTCGAGGCGAATCTCACTTCGCGTCTCCAAGACTTCGGTTTCGACCGCCCGAAGGAACGCGCGACAGCGATTCTGCGACgggcgcgcatgcaaggcacctcggaagcagagaaagaacgaaacgTTCGAGATGGCAACTCGCAGAACGAGGTacgccgagagacagagagactctCCGAGCCGGAGCTTCAGCTGACAGTCACGAAATCCAGAGACGTCTTGGACACCTGGTTCTCCAGTGCTCTTTGGCctctcgcatgcagccaggtggctgaagaagaccctcgaagagaagcaaagaacgcacacacagacgcagGGCCTTCATCCTCTCCCTGTTTTCTGCCGCCGGCCTCGTCCCCTACTTCGCTtcccgcctcttcttcttcctcttcttcctctccttcttcctctccttcttcctcttcgtcgtcttcttcttcctctccttcctcttcttctctctccgcttctggaATCTCTCCTTGTTGGCGTCTCCCGCAGACGGAGCTTGTCACGGGAGAAGacattttgtttttctgggTTGTTCGCCAGTTCGTGCTTTGCGCCGCATTGACGCAGCaggcgcctttctctcgcgtcacGCTTCATGGCTTGCTGGtggacagagaaggcaagaagTTGAGCAAAACGAAGGGGAACGTCGAGCGCGGGTACCTAGATCGGCTTATAGACGAAGCAGGCGCAGACGCGTTGCG GTGGACATTCTTGAGCGGCATGTCTCCCGGCGCCTCCGTCGCTTTCGATGAGGGCGCGCTGGCGTcttctcgtcgttttctccataAACTGTGGCATGCCGGCAG ATTCATCGAACGGTTCGCCTCGCAGTTTCCGCCGcctgcgccttcgcttcgagccgagagagaggagacaacagacaccagcgagaaggagagagaggagaaagagttTGAATCTTCGAGTCCGACGAGCATGAAGAACAACGGGGAAGAGTTCCCCTGTCCACAAGGAGTCTCCAGGAAGAGTGTGTTGAAGCGCCGCTGCGAAGTCGAGATAGACAGATTATCTGGAGGCGCGAGCGCCAGCGGAGACGAatacagaagaaacgaactgTCGCCACTTGTTGCACGCTATTACtggag CCGCTCCCTCCAAGTGGCGAAGGAGGTCACGGAGCTtctgaagaagatggaggCCGGCGCGGCGGCTCACGCCCTGCAGAACTTTTTCTGGTGTGACGCGGCTGCCTGGCTCCTCCCTGCCGCCGCAGCCGTTCGCGCGGAGGCCGCGAGCGCCGGTCTCTCTGGCACcgggaaggaaggcgagagagaacacagaaagggagaagatgcAGGCGGGAGGCGACCACGAGAAGGGGAGCGCGCAGAAGCAgggtcgagagaagacggagatggcgaagaaaaagaaaacgaagaaggagaaaacgaggaaggagaatgggaagaagaaacaaagggagaaggagcagaagaaaacgaagaaggaaagaaaggtgACAAACAAGAGGCTGTTGTGGGAGGAGCTGAGGAGGTGGGCGCGAGTGGGCATTCgacaagaaggaagtcgTTTTTTTTGGAAGGCCGAAGAACCCACTGGACAGAGTTGGAGAGAAAGTGTAGACCTGCAGCTGAGGACCAACTGGGATTGTGGAGCGACTTGCTGCTCTCCGTCTTTGACGTGACTCTACGCCTGCTTCACCCTTTCGTTCCATTCATCACTGAGGCACTCTTCCAGTCTGTGATAGTCCCGTTTAGACTCCCCAAAGACGACAGAACCTCAAatgcctctgcttcttcctcctctgcttcttcttcctcctctacGCCTTCGTgttcctcggcttctttcgcgtcttttccAGACGcatttgcctcttcttctcgcgctttgATGGCGTCTCGGtggccgctgcatgcgtcgg AAACGCCTGACTTGGACACAGAGGCCCTGCGACTCTTCCCCGTCTTGCAGGGAGCCGTCCGGCGCCTGCGTCGAGCTCTTAAGGAGGCGCCGGCGATCCTGCcgaagacgcggagacaggaaggcggcacggagacagagagattcggagcgaaggcggaagcgcgcgagaagggagggaaCGAAGCAGGACCCGGAGTGGTGGAGAGTgacaggcgcatgcaggcagcGGCAGACACGGCctgtggagacgaagaaatcgacgaagcagagagggaagggaagGGGGAGGGAACGCGCGGCACTGAGGGCTACTtgggcagagacagcgaggcaggacagagaacaggaagaagaggacatgCAGCGACAGCACGAGTGCCCGCAGGAGCGCCAGCGAAGGGAgatgagggagaagaagagaggaggaaagacgaagtcgaggaggaagaaaggagagcagaTGCTGCCGACAGGAAAGCGAGGCCAACCGACAAGTCCATGCATGTTGAGATACGGGTGAAAAACGGAACACTCTTCACCCTTTTGAAG CGCgagcgtttcttcgtcgcggcTTGGGCAGGTCTCGACCCTGTTGCGTTGTCTGTCGTTTACGAACCTCGCTCGAGTGGAAGCCGCGCGACAagtcgaaggagaagcgaagaactcgcagagactgggagaagcgagaagaacacCGAGACGACggaagaactcgagaaatCGGACGAGGCGGACGAGCTCGAGGCAAGCGTCCGAGAGATGGAGATTGTGATATCGCATGCTTCGCCGTCGGCGTCTGATTCTCATCTGTCATCACCTGCCTCCGAAACGCTTCGCGGGGAATCCGGAGCGAGTCGAGACGTGGACGCGCGGAAAGTGCAAGCAGGAGCTAAGGTGGAGAAAGTtggggggagagaagagaaggatgGAGTGCCTTCAGATGAATTTCCAGATGCAGATGCTCGACAGGAAGCCCAGCaaggaggggaaggagaTATGGCAGGGAGCAGAAGAGCCGCACATCacggagggaagagacagaggttgCGGAGACAAATCGAGGAGTTGGAGGCGCGTCTCGCCGTTCCAGA GTTTTCTGTGAGGGCTCCGCGAGAAGTTCAAAGGAAACTGCTTGCGCGGCTGGAACGAACGAGACACGAACTCGCCGAGATAGAAAAGTGA
- a CDS encoding NMD3 family protein (encoded by transcript TGME49_216480) — MQVASENHGAGSSVAPGSCPTPECTYAAVLCCICGCSIPPSPRSICLSCLAQQVDITEGISRSIVLPCCRTCGRYMHIQNKWLACELESRELMAVCLKKVRGLKKVEKIVDCQWLWTEPHSRRVKMKLTVQSDVLDGRAGLQQSLIIEGVIQNTQCDECKKSYTPHAGWTAMVQVRQHAEHKRTFLFLEQLVLKHRLAARLLNVVEKSDGLDFHFPSRQAALHFADFCQSRFPSVSRQAKQLISHDASSNIYYHKYTISVTLAPVCKDDLVYIHRKQAQAQLGGFTNLSLCTRVAGAGIQLTDPFSGKVLNVSPEKYWKSPFQPLCTRKHLSSFLVLDVNPVDRPGYSQTESGSRRDVPRKGKGRATRSEPEGDEDAEMFAGLQTTGRARGGFGQADQEAVTGQRAHGKRKKKRRNSSPTSHGGETMWHSSRPEGGRTVPTTSGKASTRLAGSTPSTPLVYEVELARASDVGVSDRRVVTYTHLGRFLSAGDWVKGYDLRSINLPGAADNELERDAGGCRASATAGKKGRRRGGKESREDAGNMESDDDFSNPASLLKHEENQEQGLAACVRWEVVIVKKVPAQQMLSEGPADGAARGAKAGRIRPWVLQTLRKERDTESGQSGKRRGGQRGDDGGMEAELEEFKEELEEDSEMRAQVNLWKDPRYTSQASRDKKKAQKDGKKRDGKTGKGAKAGAHPTEATHKEAGKARAGDEMEPDDSGEYETYSEEEDDSEELAQLMEGLTLENGVLKGVTVEPGARLTHEGDDDGAPNSDGKSAEKWAVSGSTSSNMNIGDDGDL; from the exons ATGCAAGTCGCTTCAGAGAACCATGGCGCAGGGAGCTCTGTCGCTCCCGGCAGTTGCCCAACACCCGAGTGTACATACGCCGCAGTTCTCTGCTGCATCTGCGGTTGCAGCATCCCGCCTTCCCCCCGGAGTATCTGTCTGTCGTGTCTGGCGCAACAGGTGGACATCACTGAGGGCATTTCTCGGTCGATCGTTCTGCCGTGCTGTAGAACATGTGGCCGGTATATGCACATTCAGAACAAATGGCTTGCGTGTGAGCTCGAATCCAG GGAACTGATGGCCGTTTGTCTCAAGAAGGTTCGCGGCCtgaagaaagtcgagaaaatTGTGGACTGTCAGTGGCTGTGGACGGAGCCGCACAGCAGACGTGTGAAGATGAAGCTCACAGTCCAGAGCGATGTGCTAGACGGTCGTGCTGGTCTTCAGCAGTCCCTCATCATTGAAGGCGTCATCCAGAATACGCAGTGCGATGAGTGCAAAAAG TCCTACACGCCTCACGCGGGCTGGACGGCGATGGTGCAAGTTCGGCAGCATGCGGAGCACAAGAGaactttccttttcctcgagCAGCTGGTGTTGAAGCACCGGCTGGCGGCGCGCTTGCTGAACGTCGTTGAGAAGTCGGACGGTTTGGACTTCCACTTTCCGAGCAGGCAAGCGGCGCTCCACTTTGCGGATTTCTGCCAGTCGCGCTTCCCATCTGTGTCTCGACAAGCTAAGCAACTGATCAGCCACGATGCGAGCAGCAACATTTACTACCACAAGTACACCATCAGCGTTACCCTCGCTCCTGTGTGCAAGGACGACCTCGTCTACATCCACCGGAAGCAGGCGCAAGCGCAGCTGGGGGGATTCACGAACCTTTCGCTTTGCACGCGCGTGGCTGGCGCGGGAATCCAGTTGACAGATCCGTTTTCGGGTAAAGTCCTGAACGTCAGTCCAGAAAAGTACTGGAAGTCTCCGTTTCAGCCGCTCTGCACCCGAAAGCACTTGTCTTCgttcctcgtcctcgacgTGAACCCCGTAGATCGTCCCGGGTACTCTCAGACGGAGTCAGGTTCTCGGCGGGATGTGCCCCGAAAGGGGAAGGGCCGGGCGACGCGGTCAGAGCCTGAgggtgacgaagacgccgaaATGTTTGCCGGGCTTCAAACCACAGGCCGCGCGCGAGGGGGGTTTGGTCAGGCGGACCAAGAGGCTGTCACAGGGCAGAGAGCAcatggaaagagaaagaagaaacgaagaaacagcagcCCCACGAGCCATGGCGGCGAGACCATGTGGCACTCTAGTCGCCCCGAAGGCGGCCGAACAGTGCCTACAACCAGTGGAAAGGCTTCGACGCGCTTGGCGGGTTCGACGCCTTCGACTCCTCTGGTGTATGAAGTGGAGTTGGCGCGGGCCTCCGACGTCGGCGTCTCTGACCGCCGAGTTGTCACTTACACCCACTTGGGCCGGTTCCTCAGTGCAGGGGACTGGGTGAAAGGGTACGACCTCCGAAGCATCAATTTGCCGGGGGCGGCGGACAACGAACTGGAGCGGGACGCGGGCGGGTGTCGGGCGTCTGCGACGGCGGGCAAAAAAGGGCGGCGGAGAGGCGGGAAAGAGAGCCGAGAGGACGCGGGCAACATGGAAAGCGACGACGACTTTTCGAATCCCGCCTCGCTCTTGAAGCACGAGGAAAACCAGGAACAGGGCCTTGCCGCATGCGTACGCTGGGAGGTGGTGATCGTGAAGAAGGTTCCGGCACAACAGATGCTAAGTGAAGGCCCGGCAGACGGAGCTGCGCGAGGCGCGAAGGCGGGACGCATCCGGCCGTGGGTTTTGCAAACGCTGCGGAAGGaacgcgacacagagagcggCCAAAGTGGGAAGAGGCGCGGCGGCCAACGGGGCGACGACGGCGGCATGGAGGCCGAGCTGGAAGAGTTCAAGGAGGAACTGGAAGAAGACTCCGAGATGCGAGCCCAGGTGAACTTGTGGAAGGATCCGCGGTACACGTCGCAGGCGAGTCGggacaagaagaaggcgcagaaagacgggaagaagagggacgggaaaacaggaaagggTGCAAAGGCCGGGGCACACCCGACCGAAGCGACGCACAAGGAGGCGGGCAAAGCACGTGCAGGCGACGAGATGGAACCCGACGATAGCGGCGAGTACGAAACCTACTCTGAGGAGGAGGATGACAGCGAGGAGCTGGCCCAGCTGATGGAAGGGCTGACCCTCGAAAACGGAGTCCTGAAGGGAGTGACGGTGGAACCTGGTGCGCGCCTGACAcatgaaggagacgacgacggaGCGCCGAACAGCGATGGAAAGAGTGCAGAGAAATGGGCTGTGTCGGGCTCTACCTCGAGCAACATGAACATTGGAGACGACGGTGATCTGTGA
- a CDS encoding hypothetical protein (encoded by transcript TGME49_216490) yields MYLFRSESLDCEIGMNETREESARVVSDSPVGYSGRSGPETVLEQCTGEAGLTLVEVLRAIKQAKVAGADLGVFFHLLDSLLPPALLQEAVDCMERGAVTAYCCSDSTAAFHVVRPGQEDLSVFAAKGGRTLTGDSEPSSAIGNRDNAGACRSRGYLVLPRHCSCKAFQCNVLAQESDLTCVHEIAVQLAEAMDCVGRRVVLEPEEFSQRLLDASAETVQLQRLHRQPQPSDSV; encoded by the exons ATGTATTTGTTTCGCTCGGAATCTTTGGACTGTGAAATTGGAATGAACGAGACAAGGGAAGAGAGTGCGAGGGTGGTATCGGACTCTCCAGTAGGATACTCAGGTAGGTCAGGCCCCGAGACAGTACTGGAACAATGcacaggagaagcaggccTGACACTCGTGGAAGTCCTCCGAGCGATCAAGCAGGCAAAAG TCGCAGGAGCCGACCTTGGGGTTTTCTTTCACTTACTCGATTCGCTCCTTCCACCCGCGCTTCTTCAGGAAGCAGTTGATTGcatggagagaggagcagtgACAGCTTACTGCTGCTCGGATTCGACGGCCGCTTTCCATGTCGTGCGTCCTGGTCAGGAAGATTTGTCAGTGTTTGCCGcgaaaggaggaaggacTCTCACAGGTGACAGCGAACCATCCTCAGCAATTGGGAACCGAGACAACGCCGGCGCGTGTCGCTCTCGCGGCTACCTAGTTCTGCCTCGGCATTGCTCAT GCAAGGCTTTCCAGTGCAATGTTTTGGCACAAGAATCGGATTTGACG TGCGTTCATGAAATTGCAGTGCAGTTGGCAGAGGCCATGGACTGCGTTGGTCGTCGTGTGGTCTTGGAACCAGAAGAATTCTCTCAGCGCCTTCTTGACGCAAGTGCAGAGACAGTGCAACTCCAACGTCTTCATAGGCAGCCACAGCCGAGTGACAGTGTTTAG